The following coding sequences are from one uncultured Desulfobacter sp. window:
- a CDS encoding TonB-dependent receptor, translated as MKNICKAFVLSIIGLGAFCTFAYGESTDIKASETLDTIVVTAQKKEENIQKVPLSMDAFSQIDLEDAGIKNTPDLVRLSSNVHIKETHVEHALVIRGISSYHSSIYSPAGFYVDDISYPLHYMQNTGLLDVERIEVLKGPQGTLYGHNSESGVLNIVTRQPGNESKGKILTEYSSYNTFNTEANVSGPLIQDKLFMGGALQYSVTDGFFENDVTGDDKVMDNDRVNGRATLRWTPSDRLDLSFIGNAMQDNGHGGGFRYIAGEHATDRYRVRKDTDEYLDQDSNSQAVRIKYRGDGFNVLWATSRLDQFLDKQNDADGWAYDAYQQSNIFIMDEQMLSQEIRISSDDRGPFEWLFGLYGFTEDSSFDFQYNYESTAMNRTMKHPVTDIAAEGYAVFAQGTYTLWDKIHFTAGLRYDYQTLEGDLKDNVLGIELYGDKDYDELLPKVSISYDQSDHVMLYGSVSKGYLVGGFNWFATSGAGFNFDPEYTWNYETGIKSTWFEDRLLVNLSLFYISILDKQVSEVDTQTLSTTISNAAEAHSCGLEFLVKATPKKGLDFFASLGINESQFDDFTSSQWNATNTELVNKNYDGNILPYAPRVTYNAGFQYRTANNFFFRADLLGTGKFYSNAANTGKQEAYQTVNLTVGYEGEHFDVYLRARNIFDEEYCTWLMPRNDGVMGLDGEPRTIGITVAYRF; from the coding sequence ATGAAAAACATCTGTAAAGCCTTTGTGCTGTCAATCATCGGTCTCGGGGCCTTTTGTACGTTTGCGTACGGGGAATCAACGGACATTAAAGCGTCTGAAACGCTGGATACCATCGTGGTGACGGCGCAAAAAAAGGAAGAAAACATTCAGAAGGTCCCATTGAGTATGGATGCATTTTCGCAAATTGACCTGGAGGATGCAGGCATCAAGAATACGCCGGATCTGGTAAGACTCTCATCCAATGTGCATATTAAGGAGACACATGTGGAGCATGCCCTTGTTATTCGGGGCATATCCTCCTATCACTCATCAATCTATTCTCCTGCCGGATTCTATGTGGATGATATCAGTTATCCGCTCCACTACATGCAGAACACCGGACTGCTGGATGTCGAACGGATCGAAGTTCTCAAGGGTCCCCAGGGCACACTATACGGACACAATTCTGAATCGGGGGTCCTCAATATCGTCACCCGGCAGCCGGGAAATGAATCCAAAGGGAAAATATTAACAGAATACAGCTCTTACAACACATTTAACACGGAGGCAAATGTCAGCGGGCCATTAATTCAGGACAAATTATTTATGGGCGGCGCATTACAATATTCCGTAACGGACGGTTTTTTTGAAAACGACGTGACCGGTGATGATAAGGTAATGGATAATGACCGTGTAAATGGCCGCGCCACGTTGCGCTGGACCCCGAGCGACCGCCTGGACCTCTCTTTTATCGGAAACGCAATGCAAGACAACGGTCACGGGGGCGGATTCAGATATATCGCAGGGGAACATGCAACAGACCGGTACCGGGTACGTAAGGATACGGACGAATACCTGGACCAGGACAGCAACAGCCAGGCCGTACGAATCAAATACAGAGGTGACGGTTTCAACGTTCTGTGGGCCACCAGCCGCCTGGACCAATTCCTGGACAAACAAAATGATGCGGACGGCTGGGCCTATGACGCCTACCAGCAAAGTAATATTTTTATAATGGACGAACAGATGCTGAGTCAGGAAATACGAATATCATCGGACGATAGAGGCCCTTTTGAATGGCTCTTTGGCCTGTACGGTTTTACCGAAGATTCATCCTTTGATTTTCAATACAATTACGAATCGACGGCCATGAACAGAACAATGAAGCATCCTGTCACGGATATTGCGGCTGAAGGCTATGCCGTTTTTGCCCAGGGTACTTATACACTGTGGGACAAAATTCATTTTACTGCAGGGTTGCGTTACGACTACCAGACACTTGAAGGCGATCTCAAAGACAATGTCCTGGGTATAGAATTGTACGGCGACAAGGACTATGATGAACTGCTGCCCAAAGTATCCATAAGTTACGACCAGTCCGACCATGTGATGCTATACGGTTCTGTCTCCAAAGGCTACCTGGTCGGCGGTTTCAACTGGTTTGCAACATCCGGGGCCGGGTTTAATTTTGATCCGGAATATACCTGGAATTATGAAACCGGCATCAAATCCACCTGGTTCGAAGACCGTCTCCTGGTCAATCTTTCCTTGTTTTATATCAGCATCCTCGACAAGCAGGTTTCCGAAGTGGATACACAAACCCTGTCAACGACCATTTCCAATGCGGCCGAGGCCCACTCTTGCGGCCTGGAATTTCTGGTAAAGGCAACGCCGAAAAAGGGCCTGGATTTCTTTGCATCCTTAGGCATTAATGAATCCCAGTTTGACGATTTCACCTCTTCCCAGTGGAACGCCACCAATACGGAACTGGTGAACAAAAATTATGATGGAAACATCCTGCCTTACGCCCCCCGGGTAACGTACAACGCCGGATTTCAGTACAGAACGGCCAATAATTTTTTCTTCAGAGCCGATCTATTGGGCACCGGCAAATTTTACTCAAACGCAGCCAATACCGGCAAACAGGAGGCCTACCAGACTGTCAACCTCACCGTTGGCTACGAAGGCGAACACTTTGATGTCTATCTGCGGGCCCGGAATATTTTCGATGAGGAATACTGCACATGGCTCATGCCAAGAAACGACGGTGTGATGGGTCTGGATGGCGAGCCCCGAACCATTGGCATCACCGTTGCGTACAGATTTTAG
- a CDS encoding outer membrane lipoprotein-sorting protein, which yields MKKIIILLLLGLSWQPCVAAQSENTINVEQIVTKANHMALYQGADSKGHVHMTITGKNGITRVREFSILRRNIGNQDRDQMYYTLFKRPADVRKMAFMVHKHAALTKDDDRWLYLPGLDLVKRIAASDKRTSFVGSDFLYEDISGRSPDDDIHELLETTQAHYVIKNTPKHPHSVEFVYYIAYIDKHNFMPMKMEFFKPQDRLYRRIDVAQVDGVHAEFDGHSIVYPTVTVSVAKDLENGSTTKMVFSNIAYNQGVSPRIFSERYLRRPPREAM from the coding sequence GTGAAAAAAATAATCATTTTATTGCTTTTGGGATTGTCTTGGCAACCCTGTGTTGCCGCCCAGTCAGAGAACACCATCAACGTTGAGCAGATCGTGACCAAAGCCAACCATATGGCCCTGTACCAGGGTGCCGACAGCAAGGGGCATGTGCACATGACCATAACCGGTAAAAACGGTATCACCCGGGTTCGTGAATTCAGTATATTACGGAGGAATATTGGTAACCAGGATAGAGATCAGATGTACTACACGCTTTTTAAACGTCCGGCGGATGTACGCAAGATGGCATTTATGGTTCATAAGCACGCAGCATTGACCAAGGATGATGACCGCTGGCTTTACCTGCCTGGGCTGGATCTGGTTAAACGTATTGCCGCAAGTGACAAACGCACAAGTTTTGTGGGGTCAGATTTCCTTTATGAGGATATTTCGGGCCGCAGTCCTGATGATGATATCCATGAACTCCTTGAGACAACCCAGGCACATTATGTGATTAAAAATACACCCAAACACCCCCATAGCGTGGAGTTTGTGTATTACATCGCATACATTGATAAACACAATTTCATGCCCATGAAGATGGAATTTTTTAAACCCCAGGACCGGCTTTATCGCCGGATTGACGTGGCACAGGTCGACGGGGTTCATGCCGAGTTTGACGGGCATTCGATCGTTTATCCGACAGTCACTGTTTCGGTTGCCAAAGACCTGGAAAACGGCAGCACAACAAAGATGGTCTTTTCCAATATTGCCTACAATCAGGGGGTCAGTCCCCGTATTTTTTCCGAACGGTATTTAAGAAGACCGCCGCGAGAGGCCATGTAA
- a CDS encoding MMPL family transporter has translation MIKFARNLVDILTRCPKRVILAIIIVTVFAGAFFPKVILDTDPENMLEQDEPARLFHNQTKKRFNLSEVVVLGIINEHDPDGVFNPATLQRVYELTQFAKTLRWPGKEDPDQLEGVIEVDMIAPSMVDHMTQLGPGTIAFEWLMSKPPKTREEARAIKAKALSNPLLKGHMVSSDSRAVCIYLPVSNKLLSYPVYKALWEKIGTLHGDESYHVAGLPVAEGAVGVEMFSQMTIASPLAMVLICLLLLLFFRKWLLVLLPLIIATLSIVITMGLMIACGYPVHILSSMLPIFLMSIAMVDSVHVLSEFFDVYTPEKGRRQTIIEVMGILFKPMLYTSLTTAAGFLSLTLAPIPPARIFGVFLGIGVMVAWCVTVLFVPAYIMLIPKKRLKSFGLRAIQKDGQNRLSRFLEAMGRLTFSNAGKIVIVFSILVGVSIWGITKIQVNDNYAKRFAHSHAIRKADVALNSHFDGTYVAYLVLEGSDNDRIQPAGVNDLVQGLTQYARRIANVYPQALALAETLDRKIRLAAENQDRFSALLDAVIQEGEQMSRTASDAEFDAMQELLAYLEIEKEKLSAFKQPAVLAYMAGLQAHLKQLGLIGKSTSVADVVRKVNQELTDGKPQNFRIPDSLQGVFECYLQYQQSHRPHDLWHLVTPDYKAAAIRMQFPTGDSMNTKAAVKAVDAYFKAHAPPSPLTYQWAGLHYINLVLEAKLVWGFLKSLVGSFLIVFLMMSILFRSPLWGLLCMLPLTITLLIIYGITGLVGKDYDLPIAVLSALSIGMAVDFAIHFLERSRVAYESLGSWRAVVPVMFGEPARAISRNVLVIAIGFLPLLVASLVPYKTTGVMLFTILLCSGVVTLLVLPAIMKIAESTLFSHNKKKIVEPLRFSHSKK, from the coding sequence ATGATAAAATTCGCGCGTAACCTTGTTGACATCTTAACACGATGTCCTAAAAGAGTAATTCTGGCAATCATTATAGTGACCGTTTTCGCCGGTGCATTTTTCCCGAAAGTTATTCTGGATACGGACCCGGAGAACATGCTTGAGCAGGATGAACCGGCACGCCTTTTTCACAACCAGACCAAAAAGCGTTTTAACCTCAGCGAGGTGGTTGTGCTCGGTATTATCAACGAACATGACCCGGACGGGGTGTTCAATCCGGCAACTTTACAACGGGTATATGAACTGACCCAGTTCGCCAAAACACTTCGCTGGCCGGGTAAAGAGGACCCGGATCAGCTGGAAGGGGTGATTGAAGTTGATATGATCGCGCCGTCCATGGTGGATCATATGACGCAACTGGGGCCGGGAACCATTGCATTTGAATGGCTGATGAGCAAGCCCCCGAAAACCAGGGAAGAGGCCCGGGCCATAAAGGCAAAGGCGCTGTCTAATCCCCTGCTAAAGGGCCATATGGTCTCGTCCGACAGCAGGGCAGTCTGCATCTATCTGCCCGTTTCCAATAAATTGCTCAGCTATCCGGTGTATAAGGCCCTGTGGGAAAAAATAGGCACCCTGCATGGCGATGAATCGTACCATGTGGCCGGGTTGCCGGTGGCCGAAGGCGCTGTGGGGGTTGAGATGTTCTCCCAGATGACAATCGCATCTCCCCTGGCCATGGTGCTTATCTGCCTGCTGCTGCTGCTTTTTTTCCGTAAATGGCTGCTGGTTCTTTTGCCCCTGATTATCGCCACCCTGTCCATTGTAATCACCATGGGACTTATGATTGCATGCGGCTATCCAGTTCATATTCTAAGCTCAATGCTGCCGATTTTTCTTATGTCCATTGCCATGGTGGATTCGGTTCATGTACTGTCGGAATTTTTTGATGTATACACACCGGAGAAAGGGCGCAGGCAGACGATTATTGAGGTCATGGGGATACTATTCAAGCCCATGCTCTACACCTCCTTGACCACGGCAGCAGGCTTTCTTTCCCTGACTCTGGCGCCCATTCCGCCTGCCCGTATCTTCGGTGTATTTCTGGGAATCGGGGTCATGGTTGCCTGGTGCGTTACCGTGCTGTTTGTGCCGGCCTATATCATGCTGATTCCCAAAAAACGGCTAAAATCGTTTGGTCTGCGTGCCATTCAAAAAGACGGGCAAAACCGGCTATCCCGGTTCCTGGAGGCAATGGGCAGGCTGACCTTTTCCAATGCCGGAAAAATAGTGATCGTTTTTTCCATCCTTGTTGGCGTGTCAATCTGGGGGATCACCAAAATCCAGGTCAATGACAACTATGCCAAACGCTTTGCCCACAGCCATGCCATCCGCAAAGCCGATGTGGCGCTCAACAGCCATTTCGACGGGACCTATGTGGCATATCTGGTCCTGGAGGGCAGTGACAATGATCGCATCCAGCCTGCGGGGGTGAATGATTTAGTCCAGGGCCTGACGCAGTATGCAAGGCGCATTGCTAATGTTTATCCCCAAGCATTGGCGCTTGCAGAAACCCTTGACCGAAAAATCCGTCTTGCCGCAGAAAACCAGGACCGCTTCAGCGCTCTGCTGGATGCGGTGATTCAAGAGGGCGAGCAGATGAGTCGGACGGCCAGTGATGCAGAATTTGATGCAATGCAGGAACTTCTGGCATATCTGGAGATAGAAAAAGAGAAATTGAGCGCCTTCAAACAGCCTGCTGTTCTTGCTTATATGGCAGGGCTCCAGGCGCATTTGAAACAACTGGGCCTGATCGGAAAAAGCACATCCGTGGCCGATGTTGTCCGCAAGGTCAATCAGGAACTGACAGATGGAAAACCCCAGAATTTCCGTATCCCTGATTCACTACAGGGTGTTTTTGAATGCTACCTGCAATACCAGCAAAGCCATCGTCCCCATGATTTGTGGCACCTGGTTACACCCGACTACAAAGCCGCTGCCATCCGAATGCAGTTTCCCACCGGTGACAGTATGAATACCAAGGCTGCCGTAAAGGCTGTTGACGCATACTTTAAAGCCCACGCGCCGCCAAGCCCCCTAACGTATCAATGGGCGGGGCTGCACTATATCAACCTTGTCCTGGAAGCCAAACTTGTATGGGGCTTTTTAAAGTCACTTGTGGGCAGTTTCCTGATCGTTTTTTTAATGATGAGTATTCTGTTTCGCTCTCCGTTATGGGGATTGTTGTGTATGCTGCCGCTGACCATCACCCTGTTGATCATTTATGGTATTACCGGGCTTGTGGGTAAGGATTATGACCTGCCCATTGCCGTTCTCAGTGCCTTGTCCATCGGTATGGCCGTGGATTTTGCCATACATTTTTTAGAGCGCAGCCGGGTGGCCTATGAATCACTTGGGTCCTGGCGTGCTGTGGTCCCTGTTATGTTCGGGGAACCGGCCCGGGCCATCAGCCGGAACGTGCTGGTTATTGCCATTGGATTTTTGCCTCTGCTGGTGGCTTCGCTGGTGCCGTATAAAACCACGGGGGTGATGCTTTTTACGATTCTTTTGTGCTCGGGGGTGGTCACTTTGCTTGTTCTGCCCGCAATTATGAAGATCGCAGAATCCACGCTTTTTAGTCACAACAAAAAAAAGATTGTGGAACCCCTGCGTTTCAGCCACAGCAAAAAATAA
- the nadA gene encoding quinolinate synthase NadA, with the protein MNTDLSSMTKQELSDFINTKKEELGNKVRVIGYPGQFDDLLQFADFFGDAEQIKEYGIESNAQFLMFTGWRFFTDIPVIFQSGKKVIQSNIKNDCPIADHSSPHLIKEAFKMIQENNSTEVVPLGFVAASSELRSFCGEHNGSVCMPWNAYKVIKHYLDQNKSIFFIPANDAFNIITALNLPDDQIYVVDSTTDFKNIPGGKKIYAWNVECFVHKKYTVDDIKNLREKYQDQGIKIIAHKECAEELKDLCDDTGFVGEIYEKIKKAPSGSCLGVVTVDTWVSRAAYEFSDKTIVSPRTDLVCGDLRITNLTDVAKSFQSIVDYENGDGALVSEHIISDDLIDGARKAYETMFTIDQRAS; encoded by the coding sequence ATGAATACAGATTTATCATCAATGACGAAACAAGAGTTAAGTGATTTCATCAATACCAAAAAAGAAGAACTCGGAAATAAAGTGCGTGTCATCGGATACCCAGGACAATTTGATGATCTTTTACAATTTGCTGACTTTTTTGGCGATGCAGAGCAGATAAAAGAGTACGGCATCGAGTCAAACGCCCAGTTTCTGATGTTTACCGGATGGCGGTTTTTTACAGACATTCCTGTCATTTTCCAATCCGGCAAAAAGGTCATTCAGTCAAATATTAAAAATGACTGCCCCATTGCCGACCACTCCAGTCCGCATCTTATTAAAGAGGCGTTTAAAATGATTCAGGAAAACAACAGCACAGAGGTTGTTCCTCTTGGGTTTGTGGCGGCCAGCAGTGAACTTCGAAGTTTCTGCGGGGAACATAACGGAAGCGTTTGCATGCCATGGAATGCATATAAGGTGATCAAACACTATCTGGACCAGAATAAATCGATCTTTTTTATTCCGGCCAATGATGCATTTAATATTATTACCGCGTTGAATTTACCGGATGATCAGATTTATGTGGTTGATTCAACAACGGATTTTAAAAATATACCTGGCGGTAAAAAGATCTATGCCTGGAATGTAGAGTGTTTTGTTCATAAAAAATACACCGTGGACGACATTAAAAATCTAAGAGAGAAATACCAGGACCAGGGCATAAAAATTATAGCCCATAAAGAGTGTGCAGAGGAGCTGAAGGATTTGTGCGATGACACGGGTTTTGTTGGGGAAATATATGAAAAAATAAAAAAAGCCCCGTCAGGTTCTTGTCTCGGTGTTGTAACGGTTGATACCTGGGTGTCCAGGGCCGCCTATGAATTTTCAGATAAGACCATTGTCTCTCCACGAACCGATCTGGTTTGCGGGGATCTGCGGATTACAAATCTTACCGATGTGGCCAAAAGTTTTCAGTCCATTGTTGATTATGAAAACGGTGACGGCGCTTTGGTTTCAGAACACATTATTTCTGATGATCTTATTGATGGTGCGCGAAAAGCATATGAGACGATGTTTACCATCGATCAACGTGCCAGTTAA
- the nadA gene encoding quinolinate synthase NadA, with protein MEDLLVAERVEQDFHNLSRDELTHFINDKKRELEGELCILEHNFQLDDLLQFADVVGDTSSLLKMTRQTQADYLVYCGARFFTEAGAILCPDKTVIQANMKADCPLTNDVDEQRTEDIYNALKKVCSNELVPMIYFTGSYKLKSFCGRNNGTCCTASSAHKLIEHLFEQKKSVFFTPMSNIALNVVKDFNLPEADYAVINEKTDLSSIGEKKMYIWDIGCYVHSDFSVEDVDRLREMHEGIKIVSHLECLPDVIAASDYGCFTDGVWDVFKENPDQEKWGLATVNNFAYRLAKAYPEKTVVPVRPDLCCHGMVVTDLPHLARCLQSIIDHKNGEGDLKTQIIIPEEYRIFAELSINNMYAILDEIDK; from the coding sequence ATGGAAGATTTATTGGTTGCAGAACGGGTAGAGCAGGATTTTCATAATTTAAGCCGGGATGAATTAACACATTTTATCAACGATAAAAAAAGGGAATTGGAAGGGGAATTATGCATTCTTGAACATAATTTCCAGCTCGATGATCTTCTTCAATTTGCTGATGTTGTCGGCGATACTTCGTCATTGTTAAAAATGACAAGGCAGACCCAGGCTGACTATCTTGTGTATTGTGGTGCCAGATTTTTCACGGAAGCCGGCGCGATTCTCTGCCCTGACAAGACCGTTATTCAGGCAAACATGAAAGCGGACTGCCCGCTGACCAATGACGTCGATGAGCAGAGAACAGAGGATATTTACAACGCGCTGAAAAAAGTATGCTCCAATGAGCTTGTCCCCATGATCTATTTTACCGGCAGCTACAAGTTGAAAAGTTTTTGCGGCAGAAACAACGGGACATGCTGCACTGCTTCCAGTGCGCATAAGCTTATTGAGCATCTATTTGAACAGAAAAAATCTGTTTTTTTCACCCCCATGAGCAATATTGCCTTAAATGTTGTCAAGGACTTCAATCTCCCCGAAGCGGATTATGCAGTGATTAACGAAAAGACCGATCTTAGCAGCATCGGGGAAAAGAAAATGTATATCTGGGATATTGGATGCTATGTCCATTCAGATTTCTCTGTTGAAGATGTAGACCGACTCCGGGAGATGCATGAGGGGATCAAAATTGTCTCTCATCTTGAGTGCCTTCCTGATGTGATCGCAGCCTCTGATTATGGGTGCTTTACAGATGGGGTCTGGGATGTGTTCAAAGAAAATCCTGATCAGGAAAAATGGGGTCTGGCCACGGTGAATAATTTCGCATACAGGCTTGCAAAGGCCTACCCTGAAAAAACTGTGGTGCCGGTGAGGCCGGACTTATGTTGCCATGGAATGGTGGTGACGGACCTGCCACATCTTGCCCGGTGCTTGCAATCGATTATTGATCATAAAAACGGCGAAGGTGATCTTAAAACACAAATTATTATTCCCGAAGAATACAGGATATTTGCAGAGCTTTCAATTAATAACATGTATGCGATTTTAGATGAAATAGATAAATAA
- a CDS encoding AraC family transcriptional regulator: MESTKLFIFKNGMADWSGSDVAGFEKHVRIETAIKPGLWLSSIDYAAHEEIRVKYKRQFPVIDFGFVISSNMKRNINDTDSETRELDMTDGISGIQYARHQEGMALFRPGKKQKILHIHVSIPYLKTLFENNHSVLPAELSSLLKNGTPHSLLQYTTMSPQIHGIAYQLLHPPRTKGLQHLYLEGKVLELLSLQITALNSESENRCGKIILNSEEKQKICTAEKLLVGNLQSPPTLKHLSIVAGLSANKLQAGFHALYGNSVFAYLKEYKMQTAKMLLEEGHSNVSEAAWNVGYVNVSHFSAAFKKRFGILPKQFSKSILGHE, translated from the coding sequence ATGGAAAGCACAAAGCTGTTTATTTTCAAAAATGGCATGGCAGATTGGTCTGGAAGCGATGTCGCAGGATTTGAAAAGCATGTCCGGATTGAGACAGCGATTAAGCCGGGACTATGGCTCAGCAGCATTGATTATGCGGCGCACGAAGAAATTCGGGTTAAATATAAACGGCAGTTTCCGGTTATTGATTTTGGTTTTGTGATCTCTTCAAATATGAAAAGGAATATAAACGATACAGATAGTGAAACCAGAGAACTGGATATGACAGACGGTATCAGCGGTATTCAGTATGCAAGGCACCAAGAAGGGATGGCGCTTTTCAGACCGGGTAAAAAACAAAAGATTCTTCATATACATGTGAGCATTCCGTATTTAAAGACATTGTTTGAAAACAATCATTCGGTATTACCGGCAGAGCTAAGCTCTCTTCTTAAAAACGGGACACCGCATTCTTTATTACAATACACCACCATGTCGCCCCAGATTCATGGCATTGCATATCAACTCCTGCATCCGCCAAGAACAAAAGGTCTACAGCATCTTTACCTTGAAGGAAAGGTCTTGGAACTGCTCTCCTTGCAAATTACAGCCTTGAATTCGGAGTCTGAAAACAGATGCGGCAAGATTATTTTAAATTCCGAAGAGAAACAGAAAATTTGCACAGCTGAAAAACTTTTGGTAGGGAATTTACAATCCCCACCGACCCTGAAGCACCTTTCAATTGTGGCGGGATTAAGCGCCAATAAACTTCAGGCCGGATTTCACGCGCTATATGGAAACAGTGTATTTGCATACCTGAAAGAATATAAAATGCAGACCGCAAAAATGCTTTTAGAAGAGGGTCATTCAAATGTGAGTGAAGCGGCCTGGAATGTGGGCTATGTCAATGTCAGCCATTTCAGCGCAGCCTTTAAGAAACGATTTGGAATTTTACCCAAGCAATTTTCTAAAAGTATACTGGGCCATGAATAA
- a CDS encoding transposase — translation MEDGYIIPIDGTQYFRSESVNCPSCLVKKHRNGTVSYSHQSLCAAVVHPDKRQVFPLAPEPIKNTDGTKKQDCEINVGKRILQRIRTDHPKLKIVITADDLYSKKSFVDLLKKLKMFFILVAKPTDHTILFEQVLQKEEQDDVKQIEWKDKKGLIHKYEWINGLRLNGDTSAPVINFLEYSILKDQDKIIYTNSWVTDIEVNAGNVKKLVKAGRAKWKIENENFNNLKNQGYHAEHNFGHGENNLSFNFFLIILMAFSMHQIIELMDPLFKKARAKFSARKEFWNQLRCTIRIIIFRNWESLLQFIISPSTEIRAP, via the coding sequence TTGGAAGATGGCTATATTATTCCAATTGACGGCACACAATATTTTCGATCCGAGAGCGTTAATTGCCCTTCATGCTTGGTGAAAAAACACCGCAATGGAACCGTCAGTTACTCACATCAATCTCTCTGTGCCGCTGTGGTTCATCCAGACAAGCGCCAGGTATTTCCATTAGCACCGGAACCCATAAAGAATACCGATGGTACCAAAAAGCAGGATTGTGAGATTAACGTCGGAAAACGGATACTGCAGCGCATTCGAACGGACCACCCAAAGCTGAAAATAGTCATCACCGCTGATGATCTATATTCCAAAAAATCATTCGTTGACCTTCTTAAAAAATTAAAAATGTTTTTTATTCTGGTGGCAAAGCCCACAGATCATACAATTTTATTCGAGCAGGTCCTGCAGAAAGAAGAACAGGATGACGTCAAGCAGATCGAATGGAAAGACAAAAAAGGGCTGATCCATAAATACGAGTGGATCAATGGGCTTCGTTTAAATGGGGACACATCGGCACCGGTAATAAATTTCCTCGAGTACAGTATTCTCAAAGATCAGGATAAAATCATCTATACCAATAGCTGGGTGACGGATATTGAGGTGAACGCCGGCAATGTCAAAAAGCTTGTCAAGGCAGGCAGGGCCAAATGGAAAATTGAAAATGAAAATTTCAACAACTTGAAAAACCAAGGATATCATGCTGAGCACAATTTTGGGCATGGCGAAAATAATCTTTCATTTAATTTTTTCCTGATTATTCTAATGGCATTCTCCATGCATCAGATCATCGAATTAATGGACCCGCTTTTTAAGAAAGCAAGGGCCAAATTCAGTGCCCGAAAAGAATTCTGGAATCAACTACGCTGTACCATTCGGATTATCATTTTTAGAAACTGGGAATCATTGCTACAATTTATAATATCACCATCAACTGAAATTCGAGCACCTTGA